In a single window of the bacterium genome:
- a CDS encoding response regulator — MSPDDPKPIRLLLADDEEDLVTFLAHRLRKRGYDVTIALSGSEAVSAATELTFDVAVVDLRMPDLDGIKVIEQLKALQPHVEAVMLTGHGGHDTAWEAGRLQAFRYILKPHDFDDLVEVVEEATRHRRDRLKREFDERLDALMSGTTSARDIIEESEKLRREYEQD, encoded by the coding sequence ATGTCCCCGGACGATCCCAAGCCCATTCGCCTGCTCCTGGCCGATGACGAGGAGGATCTCGTCACCTTCCTGGCCCACCGCCTGCGCAAGCGGGGCTACGACGTGACCATCGCCCTGAGCGGGTCCGAGGCCGTCAGCGCCGCCACCGAATTGACCTTCGACGTGGCGGTGGTCGACCTGCGCATGCCCGACCTAGACGGCATCAAGGTCATCGAGCAGCTGAAGGCCCTGCAGCCCCATGTGGAGGCCGTCATGCTGACCGGCCACGGCGGACACGACACGGCGTGGGAGGCCGGCCGCCTGCAGGCCTTCCGCTACATCCTCAAGCCCCACGACTTCGACGACCTGGTCGAGGTCGTCGAAGAGGCCACCCGCCACCGCCGCGACCGCCTGAAGCGCGAGTTCGACGAACGGCTCGACGCCCTCATGAGCGGCACCACCAGCGCCCGCGACATCATCGAAGAGAGCGAAAAGCTGAGGCGTGAGTACGAGCAGGACTAG